The Malus domestica chromosome 13, GDT2T_hap1 genome includes a window with the following:
- the LOC103452510 gene encoding uncharacterized protein — MAMYEPIRGYSDDDERRMADPIMKENINIGGGDGRMNDDVEMAIQPYQSSTGGGAAYMNSSNEEAAVVSLPSKSRQQQQRLGSLDVFRGLTVVLMIIVDDMGGILPALNHSPWNGLTLADLVMPFFLFMVGVSLALTYKKPSCGVASTRKAVLRTLKLLALGLFLQGGFFHRVKDLTFGVDITKMRWMGILQRIAIGYFVAALCEIWLKRDGNVNSGRSLLRKYRSQLTVALIITTLYLSLLYGLHVPDWGYQIPVDSSSAPKTFSVKCGVRGDRGPACNAVGMIDRKILGIEHLYKRPIYARTEECSISSPDYGPLPADAPSWCQAPFDPEGLLSSMMAIVTCLVGLHYGHIIVHFKDHRERILHWSISSSSLVVLGLVLDLFGLHINKALYTFSYMCVTAGAAGILFASIYLMVDVCGYRRPTIVMEWMGMHALMIFVLIACNILPVILFGFYWGKPENNILSLVGIGK; from the exons ATGGCGATGTACGAGCCTATTAGAGGGTACTCCGACGACGATGAACGTCGTATGGCAGATCCTATCATGAAGGAGAACATTAATATCGGTGGCGGTGATGGTCGTATGAACGACGACGTTGAGATGGCAATCCAGCCGTATCAGTCTTCCACCGGCGGTGGGGCCGCTTATATGAATAGTAGTAACGAAGAAGCGGCGGTGGTGTCATTGCCTTCGAAGTCGCGGCAACAGCAGCAACGCCTTGGTTCCCTCGACGTCTTTCGCGGACTCACTGTTGTG CTGATGATAATAGTGGACGACATGGGTGGAATCCTGCCTGCACTTAACCACTCGCCCTGGAATGGTTTAACCCTTGCAGATTTAGTCATGCCATTTTTTCTGTTTATGGTTGGTGTTTCCCTTGCACTTACCTACAAG AAACCATCGTGCGGAGTTGCTTCCACGAGAAAAGCAGTTTTACGGACGCTGAAGCTTCTAGCATTAGGCCTTTTTCTTCAAG GCGGATTTTTCCATCGTGTCAAGGATCTTACTTTCGGGGTTGATATCACAAAGATGAGATGGATGGGCATTCTACAG AGAATTGCAATTGGATATTTTGTAGCAGCATTGTGCGAGATTTGGCTAAAGCGTGATGGTAATGTCAACTCGGGAAGATCGCTGCTCAGGAAATATCGGTCTCAATT GACGGTGGCTTTGATAATCACCACGCTATATCTATCATTGTTATACGGATTACATGTTCCTGATTGGGGGTACCAGATTCCTGTCGATTCCTCCTCTgcaccaaaaacattttca GTAAAATGTGGAGTACGGGGTGACAGAGGACCGGCTTGCAATGCCGTTGGGATGATTGATCGCAAGATATTAGGGATTGAGCATTTATATAAAAGACCAATCTACGCACGAACGGAG GAATGCAGTATTAGCTCCCCCGATTATGGCCCGTTGCCTGCCGATGCTCCTTCTTGGTGCCAAGCCCCTTTTGATCCTGAAGGACTTCTGag CTCAATGATGGCTATTGTTACCTGCTTGGTTGGTTTGCACTACGGGCACATCATTGTCCATTTCAAG GATCACCGGGAAAGAATCCTACACTGGTCTATCTCATCCTCCTCTCTTGTAGTCTTAGGCCTCGTCCTCGACTTATTTG GCCTGCATATAAACAAGGCACTTTACACATTCAGTTACATGTGCGTCACAGCTGGTGCTGCTGGCATTCTATTTGCTTCCATTTACTTGATG GTTGATGTGTGTGGCTACAGGCGCCCGACTATTGTAATGGAATGGATGGGAATGCATGCACTGATGATTTTCGTGCTCATAGCCTGCAATATCTTGCCAGTTATCCTCTTTGGATTCTATTGGGGGAAGCCTGAAAACAACATT CTTAGTTTGGTTGGAATCGGAAAATGA
- the LOC103452544 gene encoding histone-lysine N-methyltransferase ASHR2 translates to MEMTKELLTVTEIEGRGRALVAAEPLRGGEIVLRDSPILLYSALPLITPSPHPYCHRCFKTLQKPQPQAQPQLCPWCSHHVFCGPNCLSAALSSSHSPWACQALGRLRDPSSPLSAQPLDRQVQASFLVAAYNLAVVSPSNFQILLSLQGQPHDSAVADTTAAAQFLHSLISTLCAPPPFLLEKQMFSVELSAALLAKDKLNAFGLMEPFTELSQRSSRAYAIYPKASFFNHDCLPNACRFDYIDTDSEHNTDMVIRMIHDVPAGREICLSYFPVNQSHSNRQRTLAEDYGFACQCDRCKVEASWSDNEEGEEEAVGMDEDQDQEMEASSESEPESGIDIEEAEAEAQGEADFPHAYFFVRFMCNRTNCWGTLAPLPPKDDGSPSNVMECNVCGSLKKDEHS, encoded by the coding sequence ATGGAAATGACGAAGGAATTATTGACGGTAACGGAGATCGAAGGGAGAGGACGGGCGTTAGTGGCCGCTGAGCCACTCAGGGGTGGCGAAATCGTTCTCAGAGACTCTCCCATCCTCCTCTACTCTGCTCTTCCTCTCATCACTCCTTCTCCCCACCCTTACTGCCACCGCTGCTTCAAAACCCTACAAAAACCCCAACCCCAAGCTCAGCCTCAACTATGTCCATGGTGTTCCCACCACGTCTTCTGCGGCCCCAATTGCCTCTCTGCCGCTCTCTCCTCCTCCCACTCTCCTTGGGCCTGCCAAGCCCTGGGCCGTCTCCGAGACCCTTCTTCGCCTCTCTCCGCCCAGCCGCTCGATCGCCAGGTCCAGGCCAGTTTCTTGGTCGCCGCCTACAATCTCGCGGTCGTTTCCCCTTCCAATTTCCAGATTCTATTGTCTCTCCAGGGCCAGCCGCACGACTCCGCCGTTGCCGACACCACCGCAGCTGCCCAGTTTCTTCACTCTCTCATCTCGACACTCTGTGCTCCTCCTCCATTTCTCCTAGAGAAGCAGATGTTTTCGGTAGAGCTCTCGGCGGCTCTACTGGCCAAGGACAAGCTCAACGCCTTTGGATTGATGGAACCCTTCACGGAATTGTCGCAGAGGTCGAGCAGGGCCTACGCCATTTATCCCAAAGCTTCGTTCTTCAACCACGACTGCCTCCCCAATGCCTGCCGGTTTGATTATATCGACACAGACAGCGAACACAACACGGACATGGTGATCAGGATGATACATGATGTTCCGGCAGGGAGGGAGATCTGCCTGAGCTATTTCCCGGTGAATCAGAGTCATTCGAACCGGCAGAGGACTCTGGCGGAGGACTATGGTTTTGCTTGTCAATGTGATCGCTGCAAGGTGGAAGCTAGTTGGTCCGACAATGAGGAGGGTGAGGAAGAAGCAGTGGGTATGGATGAGGACCAAGACCAGGAAATGGAGGCATCCTCGGAATCAGAACCCGAATCCGGGATTGACATTGAAGAAGCCGAAGCCGAAGCCCAAGGGGAAGCCGATTTCCCACACGCCTATTTCTTTGTCAGGTTCATGTGCAACAGAACCAATTGCTGGGGCACCCTGGCTCCATTGCCCCCGAAAGATGACGGAAGTCCTTCGAATGTCATGGAGTGCAATGTCTGTGGCAGCCTTAAGAAAGACGAGCATAGCTAA